In one Nicotiana tomentosiformis chromosome 6, ASM39032v3, whole genome shotgun sequence genomic region, the following are encoded:
- the LOC104098714 gene encoding transcriptional corepressor LEUNIG_HOMOLOG-like isoform X1 — MPHLVRLSIGDNFALNYLQFVSSFYLLQGGSAQVRFQPITGHQLAAASDKVVSIFDVENDKQLQSFQGHSGVVNYLCWDLNGDLLASVSEESVKVWSLTTGDCIHENQFHSCVFHPSCSALLVIGGMRSTCCH; from the exons ATGCCGCACCTCGTTCGATTATCTATAGGTGATAATTTTGCATTGAACTATCTTCAATTTGTCTCCTCTTTCTATTTGTTGCAAGGAGGCAGTGCACAAGTGAGATTCCAGCCCATAACTGGTCATCAGCTGGCTGCCGCATCAGATAAGGTGGTTTCAATCTTTGACGTCGAAAATGACAAGCAACTACAGTCTTTCCAG GGACATTCTGGAGTGGTGAACTACCTTTGTTGGGATCTCAATGGTGATCTACTGGCATCAGTAAGTGAGGAGTCCGTTAAAGTTTGGTCATTGACCACCGGTGATTGCATCCATGAGAATCAGTTCCACTCTTGTGTCTTTCATCCTAGCTGTTCAGCTCTATTGGTGATTGGAGGAATGAGG AGTACTTGTTGTCACTGA
- the LOC104098714 gene encoding transcriptional corepressor LEUNIG_HOMOLOG-like isoform X2: MPHLVRLSIGDNFALNYLQFVSSFYLLQGGSAQVRFQPITGHQLAAASDKVVSIFDVENDKQLQSFQGHSGVVNYLCWDLNGDLLASVSEESVKVWSLTTGDCIHENQFHSCVFHPSCSALLVIGGMRK; encoded by the exons ATGCCGCACCTCGTTCGATTATCTATAGGTGATAATTTTGCATTGAACTATCTTCAATTTGTCTCCTCTTTCTATTTGTTGCAAGGAGGCAGTGCACAAGTGAGATTCCAGCCCATAACTGGTCATCAGCTGGCTGCCGCATCAGATAAGGTGGTTTCAATCTTTGACGTCGAAAATGACAAGCAACTACAGTCTTTCCAG GGACATTCTGGAGTGGTGAACTACCTTTGTTGGGATCTCAATGGTGATCTACTGGCATCAGTAAGTGAGGAGTCCGTTAAAGTTTGGTCATTGACCACCGGTGATTGCATCCATGAGAATCAGTTCCACTCTTGTGTCTTTCATCCTAGCTGTTCAGCTCTATTGGTGATTGGAGGAATGAGG AAATAA
- the LOC138894886 gene encoding myricetin 3'-O-methyltransferase 4-like, giving the protein MASSMDKIVISNEEENSMMKAMHLPTGLILNMVLKAVIELGLFEIIAKANSQLSSYDIASQLPTKNPKAPLVLERILRFLASQSFLTSNISKDDDGKIHTSYNLTPLSKSLISDKDGSLLLPFYYWRLIE; this is encoded by the coding sequence ATGGCTTCATCCATGGATAAGATTGTTATATCCAATGAAGAGGAAAATTCAATGATGAAGGCTATGCATCTTCCTACTGGTTTAATCCTTAACATGGTTTTGAAAGCTGTCATAGAACTTGGCTTGTTTGAGATCATAGCAAAAGCAAATAGTCAATTATCCTCCTATGATATTGCATCTCAACTTCCCACAAAAAACCCTAAAGCCCCACTTGTTCTTGAAAGGATTCTAAGGTTTCTTGCAAGCCAATCTTTTCTCACTTCCAACATTTCCAAGGATGATGATGGAAAAATTCACACATCATACAATTTGACACCTTTGAGCAAGAGTTTAATATCCGATAAAGACGGATCACTTTTGCTTCCTTTTTACTATTGGCGACTGATCGAGTAG
- the LOC104086260 gene encoding myricetin 3-O-methyltransferase 3-like — protein sequence MHAFEYHGKDSRFNMVFNKAMQNISSIEMKRILESYTGFQGVKEVIDVGGGLGVSLASIISKYPNIKGINFDLPHVIKDAPNHAGNLLKNCWGALPENGKVVVIEQIQPEYPETNLLSKHSFGTDKLMITVFNGGKERTKQEFEALAKEAGFSALKIACRAYYCWVVELYKC from the coding sequence ATGCATGCATTTGAATACCATGGAAAAGATAGTAGATTCAATATGGTGTTCAATAAAGCTATGCAAAACATCTCTTCCATTGAAATGAAGAGAATTCTTGAGTCTTACACTGGCTTCCAAGGAGTAAAAGAGGTCATAGATGTGGGAGGTGGACTTGGGGTATCATTAGCTTCTATAATTTCCAAGTATCCTAATATCAAGGGTATTAATTTTGACCTACCCCATGTCATCAAAGATGCTCCTAACCATGCAGGTAATTTATTGAAGAATTGTTGGGGAGCTTTGCCAGAAAATGGTAAGGTTGTGGTAATAGAACAAATACAGCCAGAATATCCAGAGACTAATCTTCTCTCTAAGCATTCATTTGGTACTGATAAGTTAATGATTACTGTGTTTAATGGAGGGAAAGAAAGAACAAAGCAAGAATTTGAAGCTTTAGCAAAAGAAGCTGGATTTTCTGCACTCAAAATTGCATGTCGTGCATATTATTGTTGGGTCGTGGAATTGTACAAATGTTAA
- the LOC104094669 gene encoding LOW QUALITY PROTEIN: tropinone reductase homolog At5g06060 (The sequence of the model RefSeq protein was modified relative to this genomic sequence to represent the inferred CDS: substituted 1 base at 1 genomic stop codon) has product MAKIGGFAKRWSLTGLTALVTGGTSGIGHAVVEELAQLSATVYTCSKTESELNEPMQDWADKGFQVRGSVCDVTCRDQRVELMEKVSSAFHGKLNILFIFLLYINNVGTNIHKATLEYTAEDYDHIFATNYESSFHLCXIAHPLLKASRARIIVFNSSISCLVHVSGTSIYGPAKVAMNQLTQHLACEWAKDGVRVNGIVPWFINTPLVEHLVKDKTFLDGLISRTPLKRPREVEEVSSLVAYLCLPAASNITVQVIVVDGAFTVSGFQFQRPEF; this is encoded by the exons ATGGCGAAGATTGGAGGATTTGCCAAGAGATGGTCTCTTACTGGTTTGACTGCTCTTGTCACTGGTGGCACTTCTGGAATTGG GCATGCAGTTGTAGAGGAGCTTGCGCAACTAAGTGCAACCGTTTACACATGTTCGAAGACAGAGTCAGAGCTAAATGAACCAATGCAAGACTGGGCAGACAAAGGCTTTCAAGTAAGAGGTTCCGTATGTGATGTAACTTGTAGAGACCAAAGAGTTGAACTCATGGAAAAGGTTTCCTCTGCATTCCATGGAAAACTCAACATTCTT TTTATCTTCTTGCTGTATATTAATAATGTTGGAACAAACATTCACAAGGCCACCCTAGAATATACTGCCGAAGATTATGACCACATATTTGCTACAAATTATGAATCTTCATTCCATCTCTGTTAAATTGCTCATCCTCTTTTGAAAGCATCTAGAGCTAGAATTATTGTTTTCAATTCCTCTATTTCTTGTCTTGTGCATGTGTCCGGTACTTCTATTTACGGACCAGCAAAAG TGGCAATGAATCAGCTTACGCAACATTTGGCTTGTGAATGGGCTAAAGATGGTGTTCGGGTTAATGGTATTGTGCCCTGGTTCATAAATACGCCACTCGTGGAACAT TTGGTCAAGGATAAAACATTTTTAGACGGATTAATATCAAGAACTCCTCTTAAGAGACCAAGAGAAGTTGAAGAAGTTTCATCTCTGGTGGCTTATCTTTGTCTTCCTGCTGCTTCCAACATTACTGTACAGGTTATAGTTGTTGACGGAGCTTTCACGGTCAGTGGGTTTCAATTCCAACGGCCGGAATTTTAA